The genomic interval CCGGATGTCGTCGATGCCGGCCTGGCGCAGGCGCGCCCCGGCTATCAGCCCGGCAAACCCCCCGCCGATCACCGCCACCGTCACCTCGTCGTGCAGGGGGGCGCGCTCGGTGCGCTCGACGTACGGATCCTCGAGGTAGTGGGCAAAGCGGCCCGTCATCTCGACGTACTGCTCGTTCCCGTCCGGCCGGATGCGCTTGTCCCGTTCCGAGCGGTAGCGCTCCCGGAGGGCGTCAGGATCGGAGGGCAGATCGGTGGTGGTCACGTCGGGCGAGCGTACTTGACCGCGCGGTCAAGTCCCAAGGGGACCGGGAGTCCCGTCGCCGTCCTACGGTTCGGGTCGTGGCCGGCATGGTGATCGTCAACCAGGTGTCCCCGTACCGGGACGGGCCGGCCGGGGTGCACGGGGTCCTCGGCCAGGCCGCCGCCGCCCTGGCCGACCTGGGGGCGCTGGCCGGCCTCGAGCCGGCCGTGGTGGGCGAGGTGGCCGACCTGGCCCCCGCCGACCTGGCCGGGGCGGCGGTGCTGGCTCTCTTCACCATCGGGGAGACCCCGTGGAGCCCGGCCCAGCGCCGGGCGGTGGAGGAGGCCCTGGGCCGCGGCCGGCTGGCCGTCCTCGGCGTCCATTCCGCCACCGACGCCAGCCGGGACTGGGAGGAGTACGGCGCCATCCTCGGCGGCCGCTTCGACGGTCACCCCTGGACCGCCTCGTTCGCGCTCGACGTGGTGGACGTCACCCATCCCGCCACGGCCAATCTGCCGAGCCCCCTGCCGTGGCACGACGAGGTGTACCTGTTCAGCGACCTCCGCCCCGACATGCGGGTCCTGCTCCGGCTCGACCCCGGCCAGCTCGACATGTCGGTCCCCGGGGCCCGGGTCCCGACCCACGGGATCCCGTTGGAGTGGTGCCACAACCACGGCGCGGGCCGGGTCTTCTACACCGCCCTCGGGCACTTCCCGGGGGCGTGGGAGAACCCGGTGTACCTGCGCCACCTGGCCGGGGCCCTGGAGTGGCTGCTGTGATCCGGCAGGAGACGCCGGCGGCCAAGCCCCGGTTGCGCGGCGTCTCCCACCAGGTGGCGGCGGTCGTCTTCCCCTTCATGGGCGTGGTGGCGGTGCTGATGGCCCGGCCGGCGGGCGCCAAGGTGGCCGTGGCCGTCTACACCGCCGGCGTGACCGCGATGTACGCCACCAG from Acidimicrobiales bacterium carries:
- a CDS encoding ThuA domain-containing protein, which gives rise to MVIVNQVSPYRDGPAGVHGVLGQAAAALADLGALAGLEPAVVGEVADLAPADLAGAAVLALFTIGETPWSPAQRRAVEEALGRGRLAVLGVHSATDASRDWEEYGAILGGRFDGHPWTASFALDVVDVTHPATANLPSPLPWHDEVYLFSDLRPDMRVLLRLDPGQLDMSVPGARVPTHGIPLEWCHNHGAGRVFYTALGHFPGAWENPVYLRHLAGALEWLL